Proteins from a genomic interval of Amycolatopsis sp. cg13:
- the add gene encoding adenosine deaminase, whose protein sequence is MRDLSALPKVHLHVHLESTIRPGTLKELADVHGIQLPEKPEAFEGFRAFADRNSLTRSCLQTTEDFERIAREFCADEAAQGTRYVEVTFTAASHGERVGDLELPLNAVLKGLSESGKEHGLQWKLILDHSRRRSIERAEKTLELAKRHEEIIGIGMAGEEKHSLAPFREVFDRAREAGLHLIHHAGEDAGPDSIREAIEIGGAERIGHGIRILEDPELTAQTAESGIALEVCPSSNVVLGLVPTFPEHPLPQLVEAGLRVTLNTDIPDVTGTTITDEFTRVREVFGYDDTTLAKLASNAVTASFASEETKALLHKEIDGWLKSAEGA, encoded by the coding sequence GTGCGCGACCTTTCCGCTCTTCCCAAGGTGCATCTCCACGTCCATCTCGAGAGCACGATCCGTCCCGGCACGCTCAAGGAACTCGCGGACGTCCACGGCATCCAGCTGCCCGAGAAGCCCGAAGCGTTCGAAGGGTTCCGGGCGTTCGCCGATCGCAACAGTCTCACTCGATCGTGCCTCCAAACAACCGAAGATTTCGAGCGGATCGCGCGCGAGTTCTGTGCGGACGAAGCCGCTCAGGGGACCCGGTATGTCGAGGTCACGTTCACGGCTGCCTCGCACGGGGAGCGGGTCGGGGATCTTGAGCTTCCCCTCAATGCGGTCCTTAAAGGACTCTCGGAGAGCGGGAAAGAGCATGGGCTGCAATGGAAGCTGATCCTCGACCACTCGCGGCGACGGTCGATCGAGCGCGCCGAGAAGACGCTGGAGCTGGCCAAACGGCACGAAGAGATCATCGGGATCGGCATGGCTGGCGAGGAAAAGCACTCGCTCGCTCCGTTCCGGGAGGTGTTCGACCGGGCGCGGGAGGCGGGGCTGCACCTCATTCACCACGCGGGCGAGGACGCGGGGCCGGACAGTATCCGCGAGGCGATCGAAATCGGCGGAGCCGAGCGGATTGGCCACGGAATCCGCATTCTGGAGGACCCGGAGCTGACCGCTCAGACTGCGGAGAGCGGGATCGCGCTTGAGGTGTGCCCCTCGTCGAACGTCGTGCTCGGGCTGGTTCCGACGTTCCCGGAACATCCGCTGCCGCAGTTGGTCGAGGCGGGCCTCAGGGTCACGCTCAACACGGATATCCCGGACGTCACGGGCACCACGATCACTGACGAATTCACCCGTGTGCGTGAGGTTTTCGGTTACGACGACACGACATTAGCTAAACTGGCAAGCAACGCCGTGACTGCATCGTTCGCATCTGAAGAGACCAAGGCATTGCTGCATAAAGAGATTGACGGCTGGCTTAAGTCGGCAGAAGGCGCGTGA
- the recQ gene encoding DNA helicase RecQ: protein MAHPDLAEQATRSPALETLQRVFGYDAFRGDQAEIVEHVISGGDALVLMPTGGGKSLCYQIPALVRPGVGVVISPLIALMQDQVDALRNVGVRAGFLNSTQDFAQRQEVEDAFVAGELDLLYLAPERLSVESTVRLLDRGKIALFAIDEAHCVSQWGHDFRPDYLMLSSLHERWPDVPRIALTATATEATHKEISQRLGLDDAKHFVASFDRPNIQYRIVPKNSPQKQLLDLLRTEHQGDAGIVYCLSRASVEKTANFLVQNGIPALPYHAGLDKSTRAANQARFLREEGLVVVATIAFGMGIDKPDVRFVAHLDLPKSVEGYYQETGRAGRDGQPSTAWLAYGLQDVVQLRKMIDNSEGDEMHRRLQAQHLNAMLGLCETVECRRTQILAYFGQSGQPCGNCDTCLTPPERWDGTIPAQKLLSTVVRLRNERRQSFGAGQIIDILLGKTTPKVTQFQHDTLKVFGIGTELREQEWRAVVRQLLARNLLAVEGDYGSLVLTEGSTAVLNGSQEVQLRREPERPARAPRTSRRTPAAAPVDMPAEAAPIFERLRAWRGATAKEQGVPAYVIFHDATLRQIATLMPTTLDALGTVSGVGESKLAKYGEGVLATLAEE, encoded by the coding sequence GTGGCGCACCCCGATCTGGCCGAGCAGGCCACCCGTTCCCCCGCTCTCGAGACCTTGCAGCGCGTCTTCGGCTACGACGCGTTCCGCGGCGACCAGGCGGAGATCGTCGAGCACGTGATCTCCGGCGGCGACGCGCTGGTGCTCATGCCCACCGGCGGCGGGAAATCGCTGTGCTACCAGATCCCAGCGCTGGTGCGGCCGGGCGTCGGCGTGGTGATCTCGCCGCTCATCGCGCTGATGCAGGACCAGGTCGACGCGCTGCGCAACGTCGGCGTGCGCGCCGGATTCCTCAACTCCACGCAGGATTTCGCGCAGCGGCAGGAGGTGGAGGACGCGTTCGTCGCGGGCGAACTCGACCTGCTCTACCTCGCACCCGAACGGCTGTCGGTCGAATCCACCGTGCGCCTGCTCGACCGCGGCAAAATCGCGCTGTTCGCGATCGACGAGGCGCACTGCGTCTCCCAGTGGGGCCACGATTTCCGGCCCGACTACCTGATGCTCTCGTCGCTGCACGAACGCTGGCCGGACGTGCCCCGGATCGCGCTCACCGCCACCGCGACCGAGGCCACGCACAAGGAAATCTCGCAGCGGCTCGGCCTGGACGACGCGAAGCATTTCGTCGCGAGCTTCGACCGGCCGAACATCCAATACCGGATCGTGCCGAAGAACTCGCCGCAGAAGCAGCTGCTCGACCTCCTGCGCACCGAGCACCAAGGCGACGCCGGGATCGTCTACTGCCTGTCCCGCGCGTCGGTGGAGAAAACGGCGAACTTCCTGGTGCAGAACGGAATCCCGGCACTGCCCTACCACGCCGGGCTCGACAAGTCGACCCGCGCGGCGAACCAGGCGAGGTTCCTGCGCGAGGAAGGGCTCGTCGTCGTCGCCACGATCGCGTTCGGCATGGGCATCGACAAACCGGACGTCCGGTTTGTCGCGCACCTTGACCTGCCGAAGTCGGTGGAAGGCTACTACCAGGAAACCGGCCGCGCGGGCCGCGACGGGCAACCGTCCACCGCATGGCTCGCCTACGGGCTGCAAGACGTGGTGCAGCTGCGCAAAATGATCGACAACTCCGAGGGCGACGAGATGCACCGTCGTCTGCAAGCCCAGCACCTGAACGCGATGCTGGGACTGTGCGAGACAGTCGAATGCCGGCGGACGCAGATTCTCGCGTACTTCGGGCAGTCCGGCCAGCCGTGCGGGAACTGCGACACCTGCCTCACCCCGCCGGAACGCTGGGACGGCACCATTCCCGCACAGAAGCTGCTGTCCACAGTGGTCCGTCTGCGCAACGAACGGCGGCAGAGTTTCGGCGCCGGTCAGATCATCGACATCCTGCTCGGCAAAACGACTCCGAAGGTCACCCAGTTCCAGCACGACACGCTCAAGGTCTTCGGCATCGGCACCGAACTGCGCGAACAGGAATGGCGTGCGGTAGTGCGGCAACTGCTGGCGCGCAACCTGCTTGCGGTAGAAGGAGATTACGGGTCGCTGGTGCTGACCGAAGGTTCGACCGCGGTCCTGAACGGCTCCCAAGAAGTACAGCTGCGCCGCGAACCCGAACGCCCGGCGCGCGCCCCGCGAACGTCCCGCCGCACACCGGCGGCCGCTCCGGTCGACATGCCCGCGGAAGCGGCCCCGATCTTCGAGCGCCTGCGCGCCTGGCGCGGGGCCACGGCGAAGGAACAGGGCGTCCCGGCGTACGTGATCTTCCACGACGCCACGCTGCGCCAAATCGCCACGCTGATGCCGACAACGCTCGACGCCCTCGGCACGGTGAGCGGAGTGGGCGAGAGCAAGCTGGCCAAGTACGGGGAGGGAGTGCTGGCGACGCTGGCCGAGGAGTGA
- a CDS encoding DUF664 domain-containing protein, producing MNVADLLVDGFGRVREVVHQAVDGLTAEQLAARPGPEANSIGWLVWHLARVQDDHVADVAGTDQLWTAADWREKFDLPFPAGDIGYGHSSEDVAQVRPESPDLLTGYYDAVHEHTVSWVTGLNGTALDRVVDEAWNPPVTLGVRLVSVLSDDLQHAGQAAYVRGLLLG from the coding sequence ATGAATGTGGCCGATCTGCTCGTGGACGGATTCGGCCGGGTGCGGGAAGTGGTGCACCAGGCAGTCGACGGGCTGACCGCGGAGCAACTGGCGGCGCGCCCCGGCCCGGAGGCCAACTCGATCGGCTGGCTGGTCTGGCATCTGGCACGGGTGCAAGACGACCACGTCGCCGACGTCGCGGGCACCGACCAGCTCTGGACGGCAGCGGACTGGCGCGAGAAATTCGACCTGCCGTTCCCGGCCGGGGACATCGGCTACGGGCACAGCAGCGAGGACGTCGCCCAGGTGCGCCCGGAGTCGCCGGATTTGCTCACGGGCTACTACGACGCCGTGCACGAGCACACGGTGTCCTGGGTGACCGGCCTGAACGGGACGGCGCTGGACCGCGTGGTCGACGAAGCCTGGAACCCGCCGGTGACGCTGGGAGTCCGGCTGGTCAGCGTGCTGTCTGATGACCTCCAACATGCCGGACAGGCCGCGTATGTGAGGGGGTTGCTATTGGGATGA
- a CDS encoding NADPH-dependent FMN reductase, whose protein sequence is MSEAPVRLAVLVGSAREGRFAPTVVRWFTRQADRHGGFEVDVIDVAEISLPLAMNGEGAAPVAARLEAADAFVVVTPEYNHSYPAALKNVLDWFRGEWHAKPVAFVSYGGISGGLRAVEHLRPVFAELHAVTIRETVSFHGAHGRFGEDGEPVDPSVEAAAKALLDQLEWWARALQDARLVRAYPA, encoded by the coding sequence GTGTCCGAAGCTCCCGTCCGGCTCGCTGTGCTCGTCGGCAGCGCCAGGGAAGGGCGGTTCGCCCCCACGGTCGTGCGCTGGTTCACCCGCCAGGCGGACCGGCACGGCGGGTTCGAGGTCGACGTCATCGACGTCGCCGAGATCTCGTTGCCGCTCGCGATGAACGGCGAGGGGGCCGCGCCCGTCGCCGCCCGGCTCGAGGCGGCGGACGCGTTCGTCGTGGTCACGCCGGAGTACAACCACAGTTACCCGGCCGCGCTCAAGAACGTCCTCGACTGGTTCCGCGGCGAATGGCACGCCAAGCCGGTCGCTTTCGTGTCCTATGGCGGGATTTCCGGCGGGCTGCGCGCGGTCGAGCATCTTCGCCCGGTCTTCGCCGAGCTGCACGCGGTGACCATCCGCGAGACCGTGAGCTTCCACGGAGCGCACGGCCGGTTCGGGGAGGACGGCGAACCGGTCGACCCGAGTGTGGAGGCTGCGGCGAAGGCGTTGCTCGACCAGCTCGAATGGTGGGCCCGGGCCTTGCAGGACGCTCGGTTGGTGCGGGCTTATCCGGCGTAA
- a CDS encoding antitoxin has protein sequence MALMKKLTVLAGAAGAVSYVRNNPQKVNEAVGKAARFVDEKTNGRYHAQISGAVRKVADTTRPRTAE, from the coding sequence ATGGCTTTGATGAAGAAACTCACCGTGCTGGCCGGCGCCGCGGGTGCGGTGTCGTACGTGCGGAACAACCCGCAGAAGGTCAACGAGGCCGTGGGCAAGGCGGCGCGTTTCGTGGACGAGAAAACCAACGGCCGGTACCACGCGCAGATCTCGGGGGCGGTGCGGAAGGTCGCGGATACGACGCGCCCGCGGACTGCTGAGTGA
- a CDS encoding DUF6314 family protein has protein sequence MAFPINDLTGYFSGEWQLAREIVDVDGAPMGEASGRATFTSDDGVLVYRESGELQLGAHRGPFVRTLHYRPVGGSRAAVHFDHGGFFHDVDLATGEWTADHPCAADWYRGAYRVLDDRRWEQEWVVTGPAKDHVITSLFTRMDT, from the coding sequence GTGGCTTTTCCGATCAATGACCTGACCGGGTACTTCTCGGGCGAATGGCAGCTCGCGCGCGAAATCGTCGATGTTGACGGGGCGCCGATGGGCGAGGCGAGCGGCCGCGCGACGTTTACCTCGGACGACGGGGTGCTCGTCTACCGCGAGTCGGGAGAGCTGCAGCTCGGAGCGCATCGCGGACCGTTCGTCCGGACGCTGCACTACCGGCCGGTCGGAGGCTCCCGCGCCGCGGTGCACTTCGACCACGGCGGGTTCTTCCACGATGTGGACCTGGCGACCGGGGAGTGGACGGCCGATCACCCGTGTGCCGCCGACTGGTACCGAGGTGCGTACCGCGTGCTCGACGATCGCCGGTGGGAACAGGAATGGGTCGTGACCGGACCGGCCAAGGACCACGTGATCACCAGCCTGTTCACGCGGATGGACACGTAG
- the soxR gene encoding redox-sensitive transcriptional activator SoxR: protein MAKTELPELTVGELSHRSGVPASALRFYEDEQLIRSRRTAGNQRRYRRDTLRRVTFIRMSQRVGMPLAQIREVLALLPDDRTPTRADWSRISSCWRSDLDQRIRQLEQLRDQLNDCIGCGCMSLAKCRLANPNDQLGQDGPGPRRLPDHRGTGYE, encoded by the coding sequence ATGGCGAAGACGGAGCTGCCCGAACTGACCGTGGGCGAACTCTCCCACCGCAGCGGCGTACCAGCGTCGGCCCTGCGGTTCTACGAGGACGAACAGCTGATCCGCAGCAGGCGCACCGCGGGCAACCAGCGCCGCTACCGCCGCGACACCCTGCGGCGGGTCACGTTCATCCGCATGTCGCAGCGGGTGGGCATGCCGCTGGCGCAGATCCGCGAGGTGCTGGCCCTCCTGCCGGACGACCGGACCCCGACCCGCGCGGACTGGTCCCGCATCTCGTCCTGCTGGCGCTCCGACCTTGACCAGCGCATCCGCCAGCTGGAACAACTCCGGGACCAGCTGAACGACTGCATCGGCTGCGGCTGCATGTCCCTGGCCAAATGCCGCCTGGCCAACCCCAACGACCAACTGGGCCAAGACGGCCCCGGCCCGCGCCGCCTGCCGGACCACCGGGGAACGGGATACGAGTGA